The following proteins are encoded in a genomic region of Lactiplantibacillus plantarum:
- a CDS encoding DUF3290 domain-containing protein yields MTFYSYNYLVHQNNNHTLVQLAAIGIIILIIAILSWLWYRHKTDLKYRDLFIIMVLLLLLLVGIQFNEWQTIKNSFNQKSQVTQIMQRVAKEKGVRKTAVWSNTSSVSSGMLIKVHDHIYNVTINTDGNSYTLTKATPIQSTINYVKEGQ; encoded by the coding sequence ATGACTTTTTATTCATACAACTACTTAGTCCATCAAAATAACAATCATACTCTTGTCCAACTCGCAGCCATCGGCATCATTATATTAATAATCGCCATACTCAGCTGGTTATGGTACCGCCATAAAACAGACCTAAAATACCGCGACTTATTCATTATCATGGTTTTATTATTATTGCTGCTCGTCGGCATTCAATTTAATGAATGGCAGACAATCAAAAATAGTTTCAACCAAAAATCACAAGTGACACAAATTATGCAGCGTGTCGCCAAAGAAAAAGGGGTTCGTAAAACCGCGGTCTGGTCTAATACAAGTTCTGTCAGCAGTGGGATGCTCATTAAAGTCCATGACCATATCTATAACGTGACGATCAATACGGATGGAAACAGTTATACCCTGACTAAAGCCACACCGATTCAATCAACAATCAATTATGTTAAGGAGGGGCAATAA
- a CDS encoding DUF421 domain-containing protein → MFSYWDVTIKLALGLLTIILQINLSGKSNLAPISALDQVQNYVLGAIVGGMIYSTSVTVLQYILVLLIWTLLVLVLRFLTHHNRYVKRLIDGQPQLLIKNGQLLVSTALKNGMSANDLMFRLRTEGITDIRYVKRAVLEQNGQLTITQVGDDAVKYPIIVDGQVNLDALETSNHDEAWLLTQLQAQHYTVSDIYLATYTNKQLLLFPYQH, encoded by the coding sequence ATGTTTTCATACTGGGATGTGACGATCAAACTGGCCCTCGGGCTATTGACCATCATTCTACAAATCAATCTATCTGGTAAAAGTAACCTTGCGCCAATCAGCGCCCTCGACCAAGTTCAAAACTACGTTCTCGGTGCAATCGTTGGGGGCATGATTTATAGTACCAGCGTTACTGTTTTACAATACATTTTAGTGCTTCTCATCTGGACACTGCTAGTGCTGGTCCTGCGATTCCTAACACATCACAATCGCTACGTGAAACGTTTGATTGATGGACAGCCACAGCTATTGATTAAAAATGGGCAATTACTCGTCAGCACGGCCCTCAAAAATGGGATGAGTGCTAACGATCTGATGTTTCGCTTGCGTACGGAAGGTATCACGGATATTCGCTACGTCAAACGGGCCGTACTTGAACAAAACGGCCAACTGACGATTACCCAAGTGGGCGACGACGCCGTCAAGTATCCAATAATCGTCGATGGTCAGGTCAACCTCGATGCGCTTGAAACTAGTAATCATGATGAAGCCTGGTTACTGACCCAATTGCAGGCCCAGCACTATACTGTCAGTGATATTTACCTGGCAACGTATACTAACAAGCAATTGCTTCTATTTCCCTATCAACACTAA
- the trxB gene encoding thioredoxin-disulfide reductase: MAKSYDVIIIGAGPAGMTAALYASRANLSVLLLDRGIYGGQMNNTAAIENYPGFKSVLGPDLAKDMYESATQFGAEYAYGSVESVEDRGDVKIVTTDSDTFETKALVIGTGSEYRKLGVTGEDTYGGRGVSYCAVCDGAFFRNKHVVVVGGGDSAIEEGTYLTQLADKVTVIHRRDQLRAQQILQDRAFANPKMEFVWNSNVTEIIGDDKKVTGVKVNNNKTGEDSEIAVDGVFIYVGINPITKPFSNLGITDENGWIETNDHMETKVPGIFAVGDVRKKDLRQVATAVGEGGTAGQGVYTYITALGDKVNN, translated from the coding sequence ATGGCAAAGAGTTACGACGTGATTATTATTGGTGCGGGGCCTGCCGGCATGACAGCCGCCCTCTATGCTTCACGAGCCAATCTATCAGTGCTACTATTAGATCGCGGAATCTATGGTGGACAAATGAATAATACCGCCGCAATTGAAAATTATCCGGGCTTCAAATCTGTTTTGGGGCCGGATTTGGCTAAAGACATGTATGAATCAGCGACCCAGTTTGGTGCTGAATACGCGTATGGTAGCGTCGAATCCGTTGAAGATCGTGGCGATGTTAAAATTGTGACGACGGATAGCGATACGTTTGAGACTAAGGCCCTTGTCATTGGGACTGGTTCTGAATATCGTAAGCTGGGTGTTACTGGCGAGGATACGTATGGTGGCCGCGGTGTCTCATACTGCGCAGTTTGTGATGGAGCGTTTTTCCGTAACAAGCATGTAGTTGTCGTTGGTGGCGGTGACTCAGCGATTGAGGAAGGCACTTACCTGACACAGCTTGCTGATAAGGTGACGGTTATTCATCGTCGTGACCAATTGCGGGCACAACAAATCTTACAAGATCGGGCTTTTGCTAATCCAAAGATGGAATTTGTTTGGAATAGCAACGTGACGGAAATCATCGGTGATGATAAGAAGGTCACGGGAGTTAAGGTTAATAATAATAAGACTGGTGAAGACAGTGAGATTGCGGTCGATGGTGTCTTTATCTATGTTGGTATTAACCCAATTACGAAGCCATTCAGTAATCTTGGGATTACTGACGAAAACGGCTGGATCGAAACTAATGACCACATGGAAACCAAGGTCCCTGGTATTTTTGCAGTCGGTGATGTTCGTAAGAAAGATTTACGCCAAGTTGCGACGGCGGTTGGTGAAGGCGGAACTGCCGGTCAAGGCGTTTACACTTATATCACTGCTTTAGGCGACAAAGTTAACAATTAA
- a CDS encoding cellulose biosynthesis cyclic di-GMP-binding regulatory protein BcsB — protein MFVNKFFINKQSGIKPNGISKWFFWLIGMLALLIGMSSNLSCPISGQAANNLQTYTQPFQNSTTTLSGDAVEANMYFIKMDYWQVKKVTINLNFQISQLANRETSDITLSLNGTKFYSFRPKKETGLQTRAIEVPLRLIQGENQLKISGQILNKKGQQSSQLVQTPANWLTIYNGANANFEYRLQPPTTAIKSFYAHFSGTDTIANANSVITLPHQASNAELSAGMYALTGEARTITTENTQIPVTTADTAVAKQADYQLVIATYQHLPKVFQQQLDRQRLREHAVIKTYTHDGKHYLIVSAFNTKLLQKASRFIANQELMQETVADTKYISNSTQTFTSELQYGGKKQLTTSDDYLTGAKHQSSTYFVSLPVDRTNADGSKIRIHFRYAKNLDFKRSLVTVYVNDSALGSKRLTAARANNDELTVSLPKGKALGHSFTIRVAFDLEMSGAAQSDNAQTPWALIKADSEATIKSKPVAALLFTNYPYLFLKNATFNHIAVVRPRTLTSDDFQTLTNIFNLIGTYAQSNTGNIQFYTHQPSKTVLKNSNVIAFGTPAQNAFIRSLNSKLYFKYNRHFTGFLSNEKLSIEKTYGQNIGTAQLLRSPYNQRAGLLVVTAAKSSDVYRASTQINFQRNIAQYQGDAIVVDHDNNHYNYRFKKHKTVNDGVNAKTVIQKNSKLVIYLGIALLIVVIILLAGFLIMRKSGLLERKGQHHE, from the coding sequence ATGTTCGTGAACAAGTTTTTCATCAACAAGCAAAGTGGTATAAAACCAAACGGTATCAGTAAGTGGTTCTTCTGGTTAATAGGCATGCTCGCTTTATTAATTGGGATGAGTAGTAATCTAAGCTGTCCTATCAGTGGGCAGGCAGCGAATAATCTACAAACTTATACGCAACCTTTTCAAAACTCAACAACGACACTGTCTGGTGATGCAGTTGAGGCCAATATGTATTTTATTAAAATGGATTATTGGCAAGTCAAAAAAGTGACGATTAATCTAAATTTCCAAATTTCGCAGTTGGCCAATCGGGAGACATCTGACATTACGTTGTCGTTGAACGGAACGAAGTTTTACTCATTCCGGCCCAAAAAGGAGACTGGACTCCAAACTAGGGCTATCGAAGTCCCACTGCGGTTAATTCAAGGTGAAAATCAGTTAAAGATCAGTGGGCAGATCCTGAATAAAAAAGGCCAGCAAAGTTCTCAATTGGTGCAGACACCTGCCAACTGGTTGACGATTTACAATGGGGCGAATGCTAACTTTGAGTATCGCTTGCAACCCCCAACAACGGCTATTAAATCTTTTTATGCGCATTTTTCTGGGACTGATACCATCGCGAATGCTAATTCAGTCATAACGCTGCCACATCAAGCATCAAACGCAGAGTTGTCAGCTGGCATGTATGCGTTAACGGGTGAGGCGCGGACCATTACCACAGAGAATACACAGATTCCGGTAACAACGGCAGATACCGCGGTGGCTAAACAGGCTGATTATCAGTTGGTCATTGCGACTTATCAGCATTTGCCTAAAGTGTTTCAGCAGCAACTTGATCGTCAGCGACTGCGAGAACATGCAGTTATCAAGACATATACGCATGATGGTAAACATTATTTAATTGTGAGTGCCTTCAATACCAAATTATTGCAGAAGGCAAGCCGGTTTATTGCTAATCAGGAATTAATGCAGGAAACAGTAGCAGATACGAAATACATCAGTAACAGCACACAGACGTTTACCTCTGAGCTACAATACGGTGGCAAAAAGCAATTGACGACCAGCGATGATTATTTGACTGGCGCTAAACATCAGTCAAGTACTTATTTTGTTAGTCTCCCTGTTGATCGGACCAATGCTGATGGTTCGAAAATCCGGATTCATTTTCGCTATGCTAAGAACCTGGATTTTAAACGATCGCTTGTAACGGTTTATGTAAATGATTCCGCTTTAGGTAGTAAAAGACTCACAGCAGCGCGTGCCAATAATGATGAGTTGACCGTTAGTCTGCCGAAAGGAAAAGCGCTAGGGCATAGTTTCACGATTCGTGTCGCCTTTGATCTTGAGATGAGTGGGGCGGCTCAAAGTGATAATGCCCAAACACCGTGGGCGCTGATTAAGGCTGATTCTGAAGCGACGATTAAGTCAAAGCCAGTCGCAGCTTTATTATTTACGAATTATCCATATTTGTTTTTGAAGAATGCGACCTTTAACCACATTGCAGTTGTTCGACCACGAACGCTGACTAGTGACGATTTTCAAACGCTAACTAATATATTTAATCTTATTGGAACTTATGCGCAAAGTAATACTGGCAATATTCAGTTTTATACCCATCAGCCTAGTAAAACGGTACTCAAAAATAGCAACGTAATTGCGTTTGGGACGCCAGCTCAAAACGCGTTTATTCGGTCTCTGAATTCTAAGCTGTATTTTAAATATAATCGACATTTTACTGGGTTCCTGTCAAATGAGAAACTTAGTATTGAGAAAACGTATGGTCAAAATATTGGCACTGCCCAGCTGTTACGCTCACCGTATAATCAGCGAGCGGGATTGCTAGTTGTAACCGCCGCGAAGAGTAGTGATGTCTACCGGGCGTCTACTCAAATCAATTTTCAACGGAACATTGCCCAGTATCAAGGTGATGCGATTGTCGTCGATCACGATAATAATCATTATAATTATCGTTTTAAGAAGCATAAGACAGTTAATGATGGCGTGAACGCCAAAACAGTTATTCAGAAGAATTCTAAGCTAGTGATTTATTTAGGTATTGCGTTGCTAATCGTGGTGATCATTTTACTGGCAGGATTCCTGATTATGCGTAAAAGTGGTTTGTTAGAGCGAAAGGGGCAGCACCATGAATGA
- a CDS encoding glycosyltransferase family 2 protein codes for MSILDYFLFLAVLSIWGILVVNVVLTIAGYVNYLQKVRRPEPQLPVKVPFVSIMVPAHNEGIVIVKTLQSLLNFDYPKDRYEIIIINDNSDDNSAELLAEVQSLYPHRNLKVINTDKTNGGKGKSNALNIGLKQARGSLISIYDADNTPQRTALRYLVAELMSDQRLAAVIGKFRTRNKNASILTRFINIETLSFQWMAQAGREKLFKLCTIPGTNYVIRRDILEKIGGWDVKALAEDTEISFRVYRMGYRIRFQPLAVTWEQEPQTLDVWFHQRTRWVKGNIYVILKNARLLFTKTGRPIRFDLLYFLSIYFLLMTSLILSDSMFVLSVAGIAHSDLVGFSNILWLMAIITFVISTFVTITTEKGEMTIANLMIIVFMYLVYSQMWLAVAAHGMVGYVREQVFHQQAKWYKTKRYQ; via the coding sequence ATTAGTATTTTAGATTATTTTCTATTCTTGGCTGTATTGTCGATTTGGGGCATTCTAGTCGTGAACGTTGTCTTAACGATTGCGGGCTATGTGAATTATTTACAAAAGGTGCGACGTCCTGAACCTCAGTTACCGGTAAAGGTACCCTTTGTCTCAATTATGGTGCCCGCGCATAACGAGGGCATTGTAATCGTCAAAACGTTACAGTCGTTATTGAATTTTGATTATCCCAAGGATCGTTATGAAATTATTATTATTAATGATAATTCGGATGATAATTCTGCTGAATTACTGGCGGAAGTGCAGTCATTGTATCCACATCGAAACTTGAAAGTGATCAATACTGATAAGACTAATGGTGGTAAGGGAAAGTCGAATGCGCTTAATATTGGCCTTAAACAGGCACGTGGTTCGTTGATTTCGATTTATGATGCGGATAATACACCTCAAAGAACGGCATTACGGTATTTGGTGGCTGAGTTAATGAGTGATCAACGGCTAGCGGCAGTGATTGGTAAATTTCGTACGCGGAACAAGAATGCATCAATACTGACGCGCTTTATCAATATTGAGACGCTATCATTTCAGTGGATGGCTCAGGCGGGCCGGGAAAAGTTGTTTAAATTATGCACGATCCCGGGGACCAATTATGTTATTCGGCGAGATATTCTTGAGAAAATTGGTGGTTGGGATGTTAAAGCACTGGCGGAAGATACGGAAATCAGTTTTCGCGTTTATCGAATGGGATATCGGATTCGCTTTCAACCCCTAGCCGTTACCTGGGAACAAGAACCCCAAACTTTAGATGTGTGGTTTCATCAACGGACACGGTGGGTCAAAGGCAATATTTATGTCATTTTAAAAAACGCACGGCTACTTTTCACTAAAACGGGGCGGCCAATTCGATTTGACTTGTTGTACTTTCTATCGATTTACTTTTTATTAATGACGTCGCTGATTTTGTCAGATAGTATGTTCGTCCTTTCAGTAGCTGGAATCGCACACTCCGACTTGGTAGGGTTCAGCAATATACTATGGCTAATGGCCATCATCACATTTGTAATCAGTACGTTCGTGACAATTACAACGGAAAAAGGGGAAATGACGATTGCCAATTTAATGATTATTGTTTTTATGTACTTAGTCTATAGTCAGATGTGGCTGGCAGTGGCTGCACATGGAATGGTGGGGTATGTTCGTGAACAAGTTTTTCATCAACAAGCAAAGTGGTATAAAACCAAACGGTATCAGTAA
- the wsfD gene encoding glycan biosynthesis hexose transferase WsfD, translating to MTKLKQQFWRATRLFQQLMPPPLLATLLCAGLAAYVAFVPPINGLADNGDFYRAMYTNGIYKLLGTHYNYFDFVTQKFGLMKYYNDYRSVNFSSQPLFVKVAIGLNKLFYSKTVFDIRFMGIVNVIPYLGGIYLLTDALTYPAKRFRNYLIAGLVVLVFGDSSFTLYLNSFFAEPQMLGLTLISFSAVLLLARQRYRRRWPLVALYFVCTVLLITNKSQNAPLALSFVVVTIGLLFLPHFNAMRVYLLAGMVMILITGGLTYKLIGQDFVDINTYQTFSHGILTQTDDPSKDLAQNGIDEQYALMQSQDYYAKQFATIQASGSYVKKNLVSKLGVGWVLKYYATHLKQFGKLMDLAAADVMITQVKAVGDYTQASGAPAGKQLTFFTTYSQIAGAFFPQKFAFNCLLVVALVMVYLVGFYNDLRQQRIEGVLRFFLVLGFLSIFIFVPIISIIGDGDADLAKHLFMVPVSIDLIVLLFISDTLNHRLWHAYREEDQDA from the coding sequence GTGACTAAGTTAAAACAACAATTTTGGCGCGCAACGCGGCTGTTTCAACAGCTAATGCCACCCCCACTACTCGCAACTTTACTTTGTGCTGGTTTGGCTGCTTATGTGGCATTTGTACCGCCCATTAACGGACTGGCTGATAATGGCGATTTTTATCGGGCGATGTATACCAATGGTATTTATAAGTTGCTGGGAACGCACTACAACTATTTTGATTTTGTAACGCAGAAATTTGGCTTGATGAAGTACTACAACGACTATCGATCGGTGAACTTTTCATCTCAGCCCTTATTTGTGAAAGTGGCTATCGGTCTCAATAAATTATTTTATAGTAAGACGGTATTTGATATCCGGTTTATGGGTATTGTGAATGTGATTCCTTATCTGGGTGGCATTTATTTATTGACGGATGCTTTGACGTATCCTGCCAAGCGTTTTCGAAATTATCTGATTGCGGGATTAGTCGTTCTAGTATTTGGTGATTCTTCATTTACATTGTATTTAAATTCTTTTTTTGCTGAGCCCCAAATGTTAGGACTAACTTTAATCTCATTTTCAGCCGTCTTACTGCTAGCGCGACAACGATATCGGCGGCGGTGGCCACTCGTTGCATTGTATTTTGTTTGTACAGTTCTATTGATAACTAACAAGTCACAAAACGCCCCGCTAGCATTGAGCTTTGTGGTCGTGACGATTGGGTTACTATTTTTGCCACACTTTAACGCAATGCGTGTGTACTTGCTTGCGGGAATGGTCATGATCTTGATCACGGGTGGACTGACCTATAAATTGATCGGTCAAGACTTTGTGGATATCAATACCTATCAGACTTTTTCGCACGGCATCTTGACCCAAACCGATGATCCTAGTAAGGATCTTGCTCAGAATGGGATTGATGAGCAGTATGCCTTAATGCAGTCACAAGACTACTACGCTAAACAGTTTGCGACGATTCAAGCTTCTGGTTCTTATGTTAAGAAAAACTTGGTTTCTAAGCTGGGAGTTGGTTGGGTATTAAAGTATTATGCGACTCATCTGAAGCAGTTTGGCAAATTGATGGATCTTGCCGCCGCCGATGTCATGATTACTCAAGTTAAAGCGGTTGGGGATTACACCCAAGCGTCAGGAGCACCCGCAGGAAAACAACTAACATTCTTTACAACGTATAGTCAGATTGCCGGGGCTTTTTTTCCACAAAAGTTTGCCTTTAATTGTCTTCTAGTAGTTGCGTTAGTGATGGTTTATCTGGTTGGTTTTTATAATGATTTGCGTCAGCAGCGAATCGAAGGCGTCTTGCGGTTTTTCTTAGTATTAGGTTTTTTGTCGATTTTTATTTTTGTGCCAATTATTTCAATCATTGGTGATGGTGATGCAGACTTAGCAAAACATTTATTTATGGTTCCGGTTAGCATTGATCTAATTGTCTTGCTGTTTATTTCGGATACCTTAAATCACCGTTTGTGGCATGCCTATCGAGAGGAGGACCAAGATGCATAA
- a CDS encoding glycosyl hydrolase family 8, with amino-acid sequence MTRIYNRRPGRLRYLGWLVVLVMLTAVVSGCRKQTTVSTPRHAPSGFVTTTAYATKVSKQRRVKLAAFIKRGLLTKQGLYTNYLDTRKRTTATATGHEMLSESSGMWLQYLVTTRQWAQFRQFYRQTKATFNENGLFSYRYDPRTKKRYAVNATLDDLRIIRALLTYDQAHHTNHYRQKATQRYQNLVNTTIKDGHLVDYYDVHARKATTTGSLAYFDLRTLKYFEQDTKKGRSAYKKQLIVLKGGYLGDVFPLYAKSYQWTTSQYSDGNLNTSEALETLLHLAEVGHLKATSRRWLIQRVTHRDLANGYTTRGTVSVGGESAANYALAASIFATLGDEKHYQVAMNNVWRLQVQQDSSPINGGIGDVKTKQVYSYSNLTALNAAFN; translated from the coding sequence ATGACAAGGATTTACAATAGACGTCCAGGACGTCTGCGTTACCTTGGGTGGCTGGTCGTGTTAGTGATGCTGACTGCAGTTGTCAGTGGGTGTCGGAAACAAACTACGGTTAGTACACCACGACATGCGCCAAGTGGATTTGTAACGACGACGGCCTATGCGACTAAGGTGTCAAAGCAACGGCGGGTAAAACTAGCTGCATTTATTAAACGAGGACTTTTGACGAAGCAAGGGCTTTATACGAACTATTTAGATACGCGTAAACGGACGACTGCAACGGCCACTGGTCATGAAATGTTGAGTGAGTCATCGGGGATGTGGCTACAGTACCTGGTTACGACTCGCCAATGGGCACAATTTCGGCAATTCTATCGCCAGACGAAAGCGACCTTTAATGAAAACGGGTTGTTCAGTTATCGTTATGATCCACGTACCAAGAAGCGGTATGCGGTCAACGCTACGTTGGACGATTTACGGATAATCCGTGCGCTACTTACTTATGATCAAGCACATCATACTAATCATTATCGCCAGAAAGCCACGCAACGTTATCAGAATCTGGTCAATACAACAATCAAGGATGGGCACCTGGTCGATTATTACGATGTTCATGCGCGTAAGGCAACTACGACGGGCAGTTTAGCTTACTTTGATTTACGAACACTTAAGTATTTTGAACAAGATACTAAGAAGGGCCGGAGTGCGTATAAGAAGCAATTGATTGTCCTTAAGGGCGGTTATTTAGGTGATGTTTTTCCCTTGTATGCAAAAAGTTACCAATGGACCACTAGCCAATATAGTGATGGTAACCTGAATACATCAGAGGCTTTGGAAACCTTATTGCATTTAGCAGAAGTTGGTCACCTAAAAGCGACTAGTCGGCGATGGCTGATTCAACGGGTCACCCACCGTGATTTAGCAAACGGTTATACGACAAGGGGCACGGTGAGTGTTGGTGGTGAATCAGCGGCCAACTATGCGTTAGCGGCGTCGATCTTTGCGACGCTGGGTGATGAAAAGCATTATCAAGTTGCGATGAATAATGTTTGGCGATTGCAGGTACAGCAAGACAGTTCGCCGATTAACGGTGGTATTGGGGATGTCAAAACCAAGCAAGTGTATTCATATAGTAATTTGACGGCGCTAAACGCAGCGTTTAATTAG
- a CDS encoding FAD-dependent oxidoreductase, with protein sequence MKIVIVGCTHAGTAAAAQILKDHPEATVTIYERDDNISFLSCGIYLYLGGKVNHLEDMFYSSPETLAKLGAMVRTKHNVLKIDAQSKTLQVVDMTTGKVFGDTYDKLIMTTGSNVAVPPIFGIDESKVLLCKTYSQAQEIYQTAQDNQRIAIIGAGYIGTELSESYANTHHEVTLFQSHDQILNNYISKEISDQAVQLLKDHGVNVLLNHQVTAFTGNDDGELVIETNQGDFNADLAIVGTGFVPNTELLRGQVEMDKHGAIIINDYVQTSDPDIYAAGDSCVVNFNPTGRSAYTPLATNAVRQGALAGANVFGNQQRYMGTQATSAMQLFDHTLATTGLTLAMAKLNHIPAERVTYEGNWRPAYMPSTAKLMIELIYNPENRKILGAQFLSAHEVAQSANALSIAIQNGNTIDDLAFVDMLFSPNFDEPFNYLNLVAQQAIEQERQAGRNHPRITAYGDWAKQNDKDLQ encoded by the coding sequence ATGAAGATTGTAATTGTTGGATGTACGCATGCGGGGACCGCTGCGGCTGCACAAATTCTGAAGGATCATCCGGAGGCTACGGTCACGATTTATGAGCGTGATGACAATATTTCATTCTTATCATGTGGGATCTACCTTTATCTCGGGGGAAAGGTCAATCACTTGGAGGATATGTTCTATTCGTCACCAGAAACGTTAGCCAAGTTGGGGGCAATGGTTAGAACCAAACATAACGTGTTAAAAATTGACGCCCAGTCGAAGACCTTACAAGTGGTTGACATGACTACTGGAAAAGTGTTTGGCGATACTTATGATAAATTGATTATGACGACTGGTTCAAATGTTGCGGTCCCGCCGATTTTTGGAATCGATGAGTCTAAGGTCCTATTATGCAAGACCTACAGCCAAGCACAGGAAATTTACCAAACAGCCCAAGACAATCAGCGGATCGCAATCATTGGGGCGGGTTATATTGGAACCGAATTATCTGAAAGTTATGCGAATACACATCATGAAGTAACGTTATTCCAATCGCATGATCAAATTTTGAATAATTACATTAGTAAAGAAATTTCAGACCAAGCAGTTCAGCTATTAAAAGATCATGGCGTGAACGTGCTATTGAATCACCAAGTAACTGCCTTTACTGGTAATGATGATGGTGAACTTGTCATTGAAACCAATCAAGGCGATTTTAATGCTGATTTAGCAATTGTCGGAACTGGGTTTGTTCCCAATACGGAACTGTTACGCGGTCAAGTTGAGATGGATAAGCACGGTGCCATTATCATCAATGATTACGTTCAGACCTCTGACCCAGATATTTACGCTGCTGGTGATTCTTGTGTCGTTAACTTCAATCCAACTGGACGTTCGGCTTATACGCCATTAGCAACCAATGCGGTTCGGCAGGGTGCGTTAGCGGGGGCCAATGTTTTTGGTAACCAGCAACGATATATGGGGACTCAAGCGACATCGGCCATGCAACTCTTCGATCACACGCTGGCAACCACGGGGTTAACACTGGCAATGGCGAAATTGAATCATATTCCAGCTGAACGGGTGACTTATGAGGGCAACTGGCGACCAGCTTACATGCCAAGTACGGCGAAACTGATGATTGAATTAATTTATAATCCGGAAAATCGTAAAATTCTCGGTGCTCAGTTCTTAAGTGCGCATGAAGTGGCACAGTCTGCTAATGCGTTATCAATCGCGATTCAAAATGGAAACACCATCGATGATCTAGCATTTGTGGATATGTTATTCTCACCTAATTTTGATGAACCCTTCAATTATCTGAACCTCGTCGCCCAACAAGCGATTGAACAAGAACGCCAGGCAGGCCGCAATCACCCACGAATTACGGCCTATGGCGATTGGGCCAAGCAAAATGACAAGGATTTACAATAG
- a CDS encoding EAL domain-containing protein, which translates to MYRYFIQPQLDKFNNSLIGYEMLIRYRETDQDRWTLPESFDNIPIDVQVSLLKATASELALKIGSVSINFNRKQFLNDDIAAAVIDAQKKLFPVHVIVEVTEEPGEDTFTLAAMQQQIDKYKANGLQFSIDDVGTGINVYDHIKPLLESAEEIKFAMQNFRAEDRENEIPIQLKFWRDIAVQHDIRLILEGVENDAEDQMANDLNISLRQGYYYGKPHLFKLKADH; encoded by the coding sequence ATGTACCGCTATTTTATTCAGCCCCAGTTAGATAAATTTAATAATTCACTGATTGGCTACGAGATGCTGATTCGCTATCGTGAGACTGATCAGGACCGGTGGACCTTACCAGAAAGCTTCGATAATATTCCGATCGATGTACAAGTCAGCTTACTAAAGGCTACGGCTAGTGAGCTTGCATTAAAAATCGGGTCAGTATCAATTAACTTTAATCGCAAGCAATTTCTAAATGATGATATTGCTGCCGCAGTCATTGATGCTCAGAAAAAGCTATTCCCGGTTCATGTTATCGTCGAAGTCACAGAAGAACCCGGTGAAGATACGTTTACACTGGCGGCGATGCAACAACAAATTGATAAGTACAAGGCTAACGGCCTACAATTTAGCATTGATGACGTTGGCACGGGAATCAACGTTTACGACCACATTAAACCGCTACTCGAATCGGCCGAAGAAATCAAATTCGCCATGCAAAACTTTCGGGCCGAAGATCGTGAAAACGAGATTCCCATTCAATTAAAATTCTGGCGCGACATTGCGGTACAACATGATATCCGGTTAATTCTAGAGGGTGTTGAAAACGATGCCGAAGATCAAATGGCGAATGACTTAAATATTTCACTACGCCAAGGTTATTATTATGGCAAGCCCCATTTATTCAAATTAAAAGCCGACCACTAG